A single genomic interval of Flavobacterium sp. N2820 harbors:
- a CDS encoding response regulator: MKKNKSELLLVEDDVSLGQTISELLIVNNYNVKWCQNGLEAFQYLENNAPDLIVCDLMMPVMSGEELFLKIRNFRKFDQIPFIIITADMTFESKIKQLQNGVNDFINKPFKIQELVLKIKNFLYYKENVIKQAQNPISKIQVKSRKNDFFEKIDEIIIRNIKTDITIEKLSKEIFVSKSTLDKKIRKFKEVNVSTYIREIRLNYAISLIEAGEVNVDTLANESGFNSTSYFSICFKNYTGLSPKKYIKQKIQGK, encoded by the coding sequence ATGAAAAAAAATAAGTCAGAATTACTTTTAGTAGAAGATGATGTTTCTTTGGGACAAACAATTTCTGAGTTGTTAATAGTTAATAACTACAATGTTAAGTGGTGTCAAAACGGTTTAGAAGCTTTTCAATACCTAGAAAATAATGCGCCAGATTTAATTGTTTGTGATTTAATGATGCCTGTAATGTCTGGAGAAGAACTATTTTTAAAAATTAGAAATTTTAGAAAGTTTGATCAAATTCCATTCATAATTATAACAGCAGATATGACTTTTGAAAGCAAAATCAAGCAACTGCAAAATGGAGTAAACGACTTTATTAATAAGCCTTTTAAAATTCAAGAATTAGTTTTGAAAATTAAAAATTTTCTTTACTATAAAGAAAATGTCATAAAACAAGCTCAAAATCCGATTTCTAAAATTCAAGTAAAATCAAGAAAAAATGATTTTTTTGAAAAAATTGATGAAATTATAATTAGAAATATTAAAACAGATATTACTATTGAAAAACTTTCAAAGGAAATTTTTGTTAGTAAATCTACGTTAGATAAAAAAATCAGAAAGTTTAAAGAGGTTAATGTTTCTACTTACATTAGAGAAATAAGACTCAACTATGCTATCAGTTTAATTGAGGCTGGAGAAGTTAATGTAGATACTTTAGCTAACGAAAGCGGCTTTAATTCAACCTCTTATTTTTCTATTTGCTTTAAAAATTACACGGGTCTTTCTCCAAAAAAATACATAAAACAAAAAATACAAGGAAAATAA
- a CDS encoding RNA polymerase sigma factor, with amino-acid sequence MKVIQLHQEEKQLIVLAVENNRQAQQQIYAKFSSKMLSVCRQYIKDIHHAEDVMITGFMKVFTHLKNFEHKGSFEGWIRRIMIYECIDFIRVKKNTFNHQDIEDITISENESVYEMENFSVDDIQNMIDNLPDGYKMVFNLYAIEGYKHQEIAEMLKISEGTSKSQLSHARKLLQQQITDLKNKLNGTK; translated from the coding sequence ATGAAAGTAATTCAATTACATCAAGAAGAAAAACAACTTATAGTGTTGGCTGTCGAAAATAATCGGCAAGCCCAACAGCAAATTTATGCCAAGTTTTCTTCAAAAATGTTGAGCGTGTGTCGTCAATATATAAAAGACATTCATCACGCAGAAGATGTAATGATTACCGGTTTTATGAAAGTATTTACCCATTTGAAAAATTTTGAGCACAAGGGTAGTTTTGAAGGTTGGATTCGTAGAATCATGATTTATGAATGTATTGATTTTATTAGGGTTAAAAAGAATACTTTCAATCATCAAGATATAGAAGACATCACCATAAGCGAAAATGAATCGGTATATGAAATGGAGAACTTTTCGGTAGATGATATACAAAATATGATCGATAATTTACCAGATGGTTACAAAATGGTGTTCAACTTATATGCAATTGAAGGTTATAAACATCAAGAAATAGCAGAAATGCTCAAAATAAGTGAAGGCACATCAAAATCGCAATTATCTCACGCTCGAAAGTTATTGCAACAACAAATTACCGACTTAAAAAACAAATTAAATGGCACCAAATAA
- the dnaG gene encoding DNA primase, translating into MISKDTIEKVFETARVEEVIGDFVQLKRAGSNLKGLSPFVNEKSPSFMVSPVKQIWKDFSSGKGGNAVTFLMEHEHFTYPEAIKYLAVKYNIEIEETVQSDEDVAQANEKESMYLVSEFAQKYFHHTLLETEEGKAIGLSYFKERGFTSDTIKKFGLGYSPETWDAFTKEALGKGYKLDYLDKTGLSIVKEDKQFDRFKGRVMFPIQSMSGRVLGFGGRILTNDKKAAKYLNSPESDIYHKSKVLYGIFHAKQSIAKLNNCFLVEGYTDVIQMHQAGIENVVASSGTALTPDQIRLINRLTPNITVLFDGDAAGLRASIRGIDLILEAGMNVKVCTFPDGDDPDSFARKTSYEDLLLYFEENAKDFIQFKASLLMQEAKNDPIKKADLIRDMVVSISKIPDRIKREVYIKECSRIMDISEDVLFNTLAQLVKKDLSEANKQYKEEQKAFEVVKNDITQSTSKVDIQYELEHKIIQILLLYGDKEVEFEDTILAQNEEGELAEVKEKKNYKVYQRIYLSLQEDEVELANPVFKAIYNHLIAYYNENEVYELDKYLMHLPEELAQEVTTVLMNEEREVLHNWEVQQIYVKQKEATISQYVTETIITLRWYLVNNIIDELKNNLSTDEEPDNRETLEMVMAYLGLTHIFSNSLGRVLSRYN; encoded by the coding sequence TTGATATCAAAAGACACCATAGAAAAAGTTTTTGAAACCGCCCGAGTTGAGGAGGTTATTGGTGATTTTGTACAACTCAAACGTGCAGGAAGTAATTTGAAAGGATTAAGTCCGTTTGTAAATGAGAAATCGCCTTCGTTTATGGTTTCTCCTGTAAAACAAATTTGGAAAGATTTTTCTTCTGGAAAAGGAGGAAATGCAGTGACTTTCTTAATGGAACACGAACATTTTACGTATCCAGAAGCAATCAAATATTTAGCTGTAAAATATAATATTGAAATTGAAGAAACCGTTCAGTCTGATGAAGATGTAGCGCAAGCTAATGAAAAGGAGAGCATGTATTTGGTTTCTGAATTCGCACAAAAGTATTTTCATCACACTTTATTAGAAACCGAAGAAGGTAAAGCTATTGGATTATCCTATTTTAAAGAACGAGGGTTTACTTCTGATACAATTAAGAAATTCGGTTTAGGATATTCGCCAGAAACTTGGGATGCTTTTACAAAAGAAGCGCTTGGAAAAGGCTATAAATTAGACTATTTAGACAAAACCGGACTTTCTATTGTGAAAGAAGACAAGCAATTTGACCGTTTTAAAGGTCGAGTAATGTTTCCGATTCAAAGTATGAGTGGGCGTGTTTTGGGTTTTGGAGGTCGTATTTTGACCAATGATAAAAAAGCAGCAAAATACCTGAATTCACCAGAGAGTGATATATACCACAAGAGTAAAGTTTTATACGGAATTTTTCATGCAAAGCAATCCATTGCAAAATTGAATAATTGTTTTTTGGTGGAAGGATATACCGATGTAATTCAAATGCACCAAGCGGGAATTGAAAACGTAGTGGCTTCTTCAGGCACAGCTTTAACGCCTGATCAAATTCGTTTAATCAATCGCTTAACACCTAATATTACTGTGCTTTTTGATGGAGATGCAGCTGGACTTCGCGCTTCCATTCGTGGAATTGATTTGATTTTGGAAGCAGGAATGAATGTAAAAGTATGTACGTTTCCTGATGGCGATGATCCAGATAGTTTTGCACGAAAAACATCGTATGAAGATTTGTTGTTGTATTTTGAAGAAAATGCTAAAGATTTTATTCAGTTCAAGGCGTCCTTATTGATGCAAGAGGCAAAGAATGATCCGATTAAAAAAGCAGATTTAATTCGTGATATGGTCGTGAGTATCTCTAAAATTCCTGACCGAATTAAACGGGAAGTATATATTAAGGAATGTTCTAGAATTATGGATATTTCTGAGGATGTACTTTTTAATACATTGGCTCAATTAGTTAAAAAAGATTTATCGGAAGCTAATAAACAATATAAAGAAGAGCAAAAAGCATTTGAAGTTGTTAAAAATGATATTACTCAGTCTACTTCTAAAGTTGACATACAATATGAATTAGAACATAAAATTATTCAAATTTTATTGTTATATGGAGATAAAGAAGTTGAATTTGAAGATACTATTTTAGCTCAAAATGAAGAAGGCGAATTAGCTGAGGTAAAAGAGAAAAAAAATTACAAAGTATATCAACGCATTTATTTGAGTTTGCAAGAGGATGAAGTTGAATTGGCGAACCCTGTTTTTAAAGCGATATATAATCACCTAATTGCCTATTATAACGAAAACGAAGTTTATGAATTAGATAAGTATTTAATGCATCTTCCAGAAGAATTAGCGCAAGAAGTTACCACTGTTTTGATGAATGAAGAGCGTGAAGTTTTGCACAATTGGGAAGTGCAACAAATTTATGTAAAGCAAAAAGAAGCTACTATAAGTCAGTATGTAACCGAAACGATTATTACACTTCGGTGGTATTTGGTAAACAATATTATCGATGAATTAAAAAATAATTTATCTACTGATGAAGAACCTGATAATAGAGAAACTTTAGAAATGGTTATGGCATATTTGGGCTTGACCCATATTTTTTCTAATAGTTTAGGGAGGGTTTTGTCAAGATACAATTAA
- a CDS encoding response regulator transcription factor — MTRVCIADSFPIVTSGIQSYFQGNSKIEIVAKSNNLESLLRELNAKKIDVLILEIELDGLSSIRDIKSLLKDFPETKIILYTSVSEQMYAPIAIKAGVSAYVSKKAELKELESILIKVVEGTVVLSESIKKNIALLNKGKKADRLFKKLSTREIEVLRYLNDGKKNKEIAQILGLDEKTISTYKLRLLAKLNVTNLVDLLKKAKDLDVI, encoded by the coding sequence ATGACAAGAGTATGTATCGCAGATAGTTTTCCAATTGTAACCAGTGGAATTCAATCCTATTTTCAAGGAAATTCAAAAATCGAAATTGTCGCAAAATCTAATAACTTAGAGTCGCTTTTGCGTGAATTAAATGCAAAAAAAATAGATGTTTTAATTCTTGAAATTGAACTTGATGGCTTATCAAGTATTCGAGATATTAAGAGTTTATTGAAAGACTTTCCTGAAACAAAAATTATTCTGTATACCTCAGTTTCGGAACAAATGTATGCACCTATTGCAATTAAAGCTGGTGTTTCTGCATATGTTTCCAAAAAAGCCGAGTTAAAAGAACTAGAAAGCATCCTAATAAAAGTTGTTGAAGGCACAGTAGTTTTGAGTGAATCAATCAAAAAAAACATTGCTCTTTTAAACAAAGGAAAAAAAGCAGATCGATTATTTAAAAAATTATCTACTAGAGAAATTGAGGTGCTTCGCTATTTAAATGACGGAAAAAAGAATAAGGAAATTGCTCAGATATTAGGTTTAGATGAAAAAACAATCAGCACGTATAAATTAAGACTTTTAGCCAAATTAAATGTTACCAACTTGGTAGATTTATTGAAAAAAGCAAAAGACTTAGATGTGATTTAA